One region of Oxalobacteraceae bacterium OTU3CAMAD1 genomic DNA includes:
- a CDS encoding LD-carboxypeptidase, which yields MNTNKIGIAIVAPGGAAPNAAALQAGIARLERQGFLVHNYYDDDKRHLRFGGTDAARLAQLDAAAADPDVRIVIALRGSYGMTRLLPMIDFAAMADSGKLFVGYSDFTAFQMPLMKQTGRISFAGPMMCDDFVREEAEAYTMAQFWDCLRGPEHGVRGEVADGRADNPVVDVGGRLWGGNLAMMVSLLGTPYFHALDDGIVFIEDIAEHPYRIERMVLQLLYAGALDGQRALVLGDFSGYKLGALENGYDFETMLAYLRERLPMPVLTGLPFGHIKRRATLPYGGMARLVSDARGFDLTIRDYPTL from the coding sequence TTGAACACCAACAAAATCGGCATCGCCATTGTCGCGCCGGGTGGCGCCGCGCCCAACGCCGCCGCGCTGCAGGCCGGCATCGCCCGGCTGGAACGGCAGGGCTTCCTGGTCCACAATTATTATGACGACGACAAGCGGCACCTGCGCTTCGGCGGCACCGACGCCGCCCGCCTGGCCCAGCTCGACGCCGCCGCCGCCGATCCCGACGTGCGGATCGTCATCGCCCTGCGCGGCTCGTACGGCATGACCCGGCTGTTACCGATGATTGATTTCGCCGCGATGGCCGACAGCGGCAAGCTGTTTGTCGGCTATAGCGACTTTACCGCCTTCCAGATGCCGCTGATGAAACAGACCGGGCGCATCAGCTTCGCCGGACCGATGATGTGCGACGACTTCGTCCGCGAGGAAGCGGAAGCCTATACGATGGCGCAGTTCTGGGATTGCCTGCGCGGTCCGGAGCACGGCGTGCGCGGCGAGGTGGCCGACGGCCGCGCCGACAACCCTGTAGTCGACGTCGGCGGCAGGCTATGGGGCGGCAACCTGGCGATGATGGTCAGCCTGCTCGGGACGCCGTATTTCCACGCGCTGGACGACGGCATCGTGTTCATCGAAGACATCGCCGAGCATCCCTACCGGATCGAGCGCATGGTGTTGCAATTGCTGTACGCGGGCGCGCTGGACGGCCAGCGGGCGCTGGTGCTGGGCGATTTTTCCGGCTATAAACTGGGCGCGCTGGAGAACGGCTACGACTTCGAGACCATGCTGGCCTATTTGCGCGAGCGTTTGCCGATGCCGGTGTTGACCGGCTTGCCGTTCGGCCACATCAAGCGGCGCGCCACCTTGCCTTATGGCGGGATGGCGCGGCTGGTGTCGGACGCGCGCGGCTTCGACCTGACCATCCGCGACTATCCCACCTTATAA
- a CDS encoding TonB-dependent receptor has product MHGHTQGALAKPLSLKPIAYAVSIALASLVAGHAAAQDAKPDAPAAQTPAPAPGATEIKTVVVQGQRAAQQSGIERKKNAATAMDSIVADDVGSFPDRNIGEAISRISGVALDRGDFGEGVSVAIRGNSADLTRVEIDGQGVQSAGGTDMNGGGSGRGVEFRSLSADLIKSVDVVKGATADMTEGSLGGGIIIKTRTSLDFKDPFYSLRLAGSQGSLNKEWSPDTNLILTRKFFDNRFGVMLNASTSRAVNESHSSEIATTRNAGYSRNVDFDNSPNKTFTYQPGTLSPNDPASTAPTLRSPLTAGGFFDHASPADILTKSAAAQTKAACYAAFPALTTAQANAVNGNTARNAAINARGNELLSCLNQWNDYTPSLVRFIEKRQEEKRGNVDLRFDFKVNNQLTVYGKVNYARREVDDNNQTYGLGGLNTNAATAYSPTYQGPTFTDTSAGVRSAVPGSGYYLYDGASYRANLYPATGIVANVDPRSVLVDANHHVTQYTISDANVNTDQIHNVMKTTDRYFQTGGVYKNGGFAAEFFVGDARSKWQRGDKRTNWSYNYGPTTMRVLSNGLWTYEQPAGSSFNQADPTIYAQVRPAGVDTKAVEAGPKGPAVPAYTIDQQPLSTQAPQISFSPKMAETEERTAKADFSYALSEKVPFFKRVKSGFNFRQTSGSSWGGGGSTVQTAVGEFGKPGYVPAVILPSANVRSFFSGCTDTPGSLGPGGKPCATGYVPNTDPASARSGNTFMSQQQFQDIIAQSMAQRNTPFFNGMPDRPAGLIDGWNQIDVEKVFSLVNSPNVNFDCVKECTANDGKVYRQPVSTFKERTTAAYLMTDFGLDEIPFTNRRLPFGMELDGNFGYRVVRTKVHATGVMSFTSIVKTAAYDPLNPTAAGGTISATASKLTALDANTTDYLPILNLSLWMVPNEVVLRYNRAKQVARPPVNALIPAGTCTYDERRRDDEEQSCSGTIGNPALKAQTNQNQNLALEWYPNDDSSFSVGAFRQVGKVGGSTVVGKSAVSLFDGSGLVDPQTGRSLDGLGFDYRTYENGANITRTGLEYGSKTAFTFLPWMLRYTGIDLNYTKLRSKNTDQRVVDLLTGEALPPVGESKYTYNASLWYDDGALSMRLSLQAVGQKFSCIAACGATGVNNYPNAAGGRTTITPYNPGSPNFKNATRYVDAKIAYRINKNMEIFAEGRNLNLSSTTNSQAQYAAFADGTPNLLDTSYAGRRIMVGMNFRN; this is encoded by the coding sequence ATGCACGGACACACCCAAGGCGCGCTCGCCAAACCACTGAGCCTCAAGCCGATCGCTTACGCGGTCTCGATCGCGCTGGCCTCGCTCGTCGCCGGCCACGCCGCCGCCCAGGACGCCAAGCCGGACGCACCGGCGGCGCAAACACCCGCACCCGCGCCGGGCGCCACGGAAATCAAAACCGTCGTCGTCCAGGGCCAGCGCGCCGCCCAGCAATCGGGCATCGAACGCAAGAAGAACGCCGCCACCGCGATGGACTCGATCGTCGCCGACGACGTCGGCTCCTTCCCCGACCGCAACATCGGCGAGGCCATCTCGCGCATCTCCGGCGTCGCCCTCGACCGCGGCGACTTCGGCGAGGGCGTCAGCGTCGCCATCCGAGGCAACAGCGCGGACCTCACCCGCGTCGAGATCGACGGCCAGGGCGTGCAATCGGCCGGCGGCACCGACATGAATGGCGGCGGCAGCGGACGCGGCGTCGAGTTCCGCTCGCTGTCGGCAGACCTGATCAAAAGCGTCGACGTCGTCAAGGGCGCCACCGCCGACATGACCGAAGGCTCGCTGGGCGGCGGCATCATCATCAAGACCCGCACCAGCCTGGACTTCAAGGACCCGTTCTATTCGCTGCGCCTGGCCGGTTCGCAAGGCTCGCTCAACAAGGAATGGTCGCCCGACACCAACCTGATCCTGACCCGCAAATTCTTCGACAACCGCTTCGGCGTCATGCTCAACGCGTCGACCTCGCGCGCCGTCAACGAATCGCACTCGTCCGAGATCGCCACCACCCGCAACGCCGGTTATTCGCGCAACGTCGACTTCGACAACTCGCCCAACAAGACCTTCACCTACCAGCCAGGCACCTTGTCGCCGAACGACCCGGCCAGCACCGCGCCGACGTTGCGCTCGCCGCTGACGGCCGGCGGCTTCTTCGACCACGCCTCGCCGGCCGACATCCTGACCAAATCGGCGGCGGCCCAGACCAAGGCGGCGTGCTACGCGGCCTTCCCGGCGCTGACCACGGCGCAGGCCAACGCCGTCAACGGCAACACCGCCCGCAACGCCGCCATCAACGCCCGTGGCAACGAACTGCTCAGTTGCCTGAACCAGTGGAACGACTACACGCCGTCGCTGGTGCGCTTCATCGAAAAGCGCCAGGAGGAAAAGCGCGGCAACGTCGACCTGCGCTTCGACTTCAAGGTCAACAACCAGCTGACCGTCTACGGCAAGGTCAACTACGCCCGCCGGGAAGTGGACGACAACAACCAGACCTACGGCCTGGGCGGCCTGAACACCAATGCGGCGACCGCCTACAGCCCGACCTACCAGGGACCGACCTTTACCGACACGTCGGCCGGCGTGCGCAGCGCCGTGCCCGGTTCCGGTTACTACCTGTACGACGGCGCCAGCTACCGCGCCAACCTGTATCCGGCCACCGGCATCGTCGCCAACGTCGACCCGCGCTCGGTGCTGGTGGACGCCAACCACCACGTGACGCAGTACACAATCAGCGACGCCAACGTCAACACCGACCAGATCCACAACGTCATGAAGACCACCGACCGCTACTTCCAGACCGGCGGCGTGTACAAGAACGGCGGCTTCGCGGCCGAGTTCTTCGTCGGCGACGCCCGCTCCAAGTGGCAGCGCGGCGACAAGCGCACCAACTGGAGCTACAACTACGGCCCGACCACGATGCGGGTGCTGTCCAACGGCCTGTGGACTTACGAACAGCCCGCCGGCAGCAGCTTTAACCAAGCCGACCCGACCATCTACGCGCAGGTGCGCCCGGCCGGCGTCGACACCAAGGCGGTCGAGGCCGGTCCGAAGGGCCCGGCCGTGCCGGCCTACACCATCGACCAGCAGCCGCTGAGCACGCAGGCGCCGCAAATCAGCTTCTCGCCGAAGATGGCCGAGACCGAGGAGCGCACCGCCAAGGCCGACTTCAGCTACGCGTTGAGCGAAAAAGTGCCGTTCTTCAAGCGCGTCAAGAGCGGCTTCAACTTCCGCCAGACCTCCGGCAGCAGCTGGGGCGGCGGCGGCTCGACCGTGCAAACGGCCGTCGGCGAGTTCGGCAAGCCCGGCTACGTGCCGGCGGTGATCCTGCCGAGCGCCAACGTGCGCAGCTTCTTTTCCGGCTGCACCGACACCCCCGGCTCGCTCGGACCGGGCGGCAAGCCCTGCGCGACCGGCTACGTCCCCAACACCGATCCGGCCTCGGCCCGCTCCGGCAACACCTTCATGTCGCAGCAGCAGTTCCAGGACATCATCGCGCAATCGATGGCGCAGCGGAACACGCCGTTCTTCAACGGCATGCCGGACCGTCCGGCCGGCCTGATCGACGGCTGGAACCAGATCGACGTCGAAAAAGTGTTCAGCCTGGTCAACTCGCCCAACGTCAACTTCGACTGCGTCAAGGAATGCACGGCCAACGACGGCAAGGTCTACCGGCAGCCGGTCAGCACCTTCAAGGAGCGCACCACGGCCGCTTACCTGATGACCGATTTCGGCTTGGACGAAATCCCGTTCACCAACCGGCGCCTGCCGTTCGGCATGGAATTGGACGGCAACTTCGGCTACCGCGTGGTGCGCACCAAGGTCCATGCCACCGGGGTGATGAGCTTCACCTCCATCGTCAAGACGGCCGCCTACGATCCGCTCAACCCGACCGCCGCCGGCGGCACCATCAGCGCCACGGCCAGCAAGCTGACCGCGCTCGACGCCAACACCACCGACTACCTGCCGATCCTGAACCTGTCGCTGTGGATGGTGCCCAACGAGGTGGTGTTGCGCTACAACCGCGCCAAGCAGGTCGCCCGCCCGCCGGTCAACGCGCTGATCCCGGCCGGCACCTGCACCTACGACGAACGGCGCCGCGACGACGAGGAACAGAGCTGCTCGGGCACCATCGGCAATCCGGCGCTCAAGGCGCAAACCAACCAGAACCAGAACCTGGCGCTGGAATGGTATCCGAACGACGACTCCTCGTTCTCGGTGGGCGCGTTCCGGCAGGTGGGCAAGGTTGGCGGCAGCACCGTCGTCGGCAAGAGCGCCGTGAGCCTGTTCGACGGCTCCGGGCTGGTCGATCCGCAGACCGGCCGCTCGCTCGACGGCCTCGGATTCGACTACCGCACCTACGAGAACGGCGCCAACATCACCCGCACCGGTCTGGAATACGGCAGCAAGACCGCCTTCACGTTCCTGCCGTGGATGCTGCGCTACACCGGGATCGACCTCAACTACACCAAGCTACGCTCGAAGAACACCGACCAGCGCGTCGTCGACCTGCTCACCGGCGAGGCCCTGCCGCCGGTCGGCGAATCGAAGTACACCTACAACGCCTCCTTGTGGTACGACGACGGCGCGCTGTCGATGCGCTTGTCGCTGCAGGCGGTCGGCCAGAAGTTCAGCTGCATCGCCGCCTGTGGCGCCACGGGGGTCAACAACTACCCTAACGCGGCCGGCGGACGCACCACCATCACGCCATACAACCCGGGCTCGCCGAACTTCAAGAACGCCACCCGTTATGTCGACGCCAAGATCGCCTACCGCATCAACAAGAACATGGAGATCTTCGCCGAGGGCCGCAACCTGAACCTGAGCTCGACCACCAACAGCCAGGCCCAGTACGCGGCGTTCGCCGACGGCACGCCCAACCTGCTCGACACGTCCTACGCCGGCCGCCGCATCATGGTCGGCATGAACTTCAGGAACTAA
- a CDS encoding alpha/beta fold hydrolase: protein MATAKANGITLTYEASGNPQDTPVLLIMGLGMQLIAWPQDLVDGLVEQGYYVIRYDNRDIGLSSKFDHFKKPNLMLAYLKSLVGWRQSPAYTLNDMANDALGLLDALGIARAHVVGASMGGMIAQIFAARFGARTLSLTSIMSSSGRRGLPGPTSAARAALMRGPGNASDRKEVIDHAVGVFRTIGSPSFPTPERQLRANIERALNRNVNPAGIARQMVAVVASGDRTPLLRKIACPALVIHGAADPLVPAACGVDTAEAIPGAKLHVIEGMGHDLPPQLIERLLALLDNHLRGNMTPDLPALIARRAGSGTPQQ from the coding sequence TTGGCTACCGCAAAAGCAAACGGCATTACGCTCACCTACGAAGCCAGCGGCAACCCGCAGGATACCCCCGTGCTGCTCATCATGGGCCTGGGCATGCAACTGATCGCCTGGCCGCAGGACCTGGTCGACGGCCTGGTCGAGCAGGGCTATTACGTGATTCGCTACGACAACCGCGATATCGGCCTGTCCAGCAAATTCGACCATTTCAAAAAGCCCAACCTGATGCTGGCCTACCTGAAGTCGCTGGTGGGCTGGCGGCAGTCGCCCGCGTACACGCTCAACGACATGGCCAACGACGCGCTCGGCCTGCTCGACGCGCTGGGCATCGCCCGCGCCCACGTGGTGGGCGCCTCGATGGGCGGTATGATCGCGCAGATTTTCGCCGCGCGCTTCGGCGCCCGCACCCTCAGTCTGACGTCCATCATGTCGAGCAGCGGCCGCCGGGGACTGCCCGGGCCGACGTCGGCCGCGCGCGCGGCGCTGATGCGCGGTCCCGGCAACGCCAGCGACCGCAAGGAGGTGATCGACCACGCCGTCGGCGTGTTCCGCACCATCGGCAGCCCGTCGTTTCCGACGCCGGAGCGCCAGCTGCGCGCCAATATCGAGCGTGCGCTCAACCGCAACGTCAATCCGGCCGGAATAGCCCGGCAGATGGTGGCCGTGGTGGCGTCGGGCGACCGCACGCCACTGCTGCGCAAGATCGCCTGTCCGGCGCTGGTCATCCACGGCGCGGCCGATCCGCTGGTGCCGGCCGCCTGCGGCGTGGACACGGCCGAGGCCATCCCGGGCGCCAAGCTGCACGTGATCGAAGGCATGGGCCACGACCTGCCGCCGCAGCTGATCGAGCGCCTGCTCGCCTTGCTCGACAACCATCTGCGCGGTAATATGACGCCGGACCTGCCCGCGCTGATCGCGCGCCGCGCCGGCAGTGGCACCCCTCAACAATAG
- the tadA gene encoding tRNA adenosine(34) deaminase TadA → MPDAMSDATSDAQPADFMRLALEQARHAWDLGEVPVGAVVVKDGVVIARGYNQPIGKHDPTAHAEIVALRAAAEVLGNYRLPGCELYVTLEPCVMCSGAMMHARLAKVVYGATDPKTGACGSVVDLFGQEQLNHHTEVSGGVMAEECGAMLKSFFAARRAAAAAARRDAQE, encoded by the coding sequence ATGCCTGACGCGATGTCCGATGCGACGTCGGATGCGCAGCCTGCTGACTTTATGCGGCTGGCGCTGGAACAGGCACGGCACGCGTGGGATCTGGGCGAGGTGCCGGTGGGCGCCGTTGTCGTCAAGGACGGCGTGGTGATCGCGCGCGGCTATAACCAGCCGATCGGCAAGCACGATCCGACCGCGCACGCGGAAATCGTCGCGCTGCGCGCGGCCGCCGAGGTGCTGGGCAACTACCGGCTGCCGGGCTGCGAGCTGTATGTGACGCTGGAGCCGTGCGTGATGTGCTCGGGCGCGATGATGCACGCGCGCCTGGCCAAGGTGGTGTACGGCGCCACCGACCCCAAAACCGGCGCCTGCGGTTCGGTGGTCGATTTGTTCGGACAGGAACAGTTGAACCATCATACCGAGGTCAGCGGTGGCGTCATGGCCGAGGAGTGCGGCGCCATGCTCAAGAGTTTCTTCGCCGCCCGCCGCGCCGCCGCGGCCGCCGCGCGCCGCGACGCCCAGGAATAA
- the queD gene encoding 6-carboxytetrahydropterin synthase QueD, translated as MLTITRKLEFDAGHRIPDHKSQCRNLHGHRYTLEITLTGNIITAEGNSDNGMIMDFSDIKALAKEHLVDVWDHAFIVYEKDTAVRDFLATLPGHKTVVIDRIPTVENLAHVAFAILKSAYKDRYGTGLHLHKLVLHETPNCWAEITDA; from the coding sequence ATGCTGACTATTACCCGCAAGCTGGAATTCGACGCCGGCCACCGCATTCCCGACCACAAGAGCCAGTGCCGCAACCTGCACGGCCACCGCTATACCCTGGAAATCACCCTGACCGGCAACATCATCACCGCCGAAGGCAATTCCGACAACGGCATGATCATGGATTTCTCCGACATCAAGGCGCTGGCCAAAGAGCATCTGGTCGATGTCTGGGACCACGCCTTCATCGTTTACGAGAAGGACACGGCGGTGCGCGACTTCCTGGCGACTTTGCCGGGCCATAAGACCGTGGTGATCGACCGCATTCCGACAGTGGAGAACCTGGCCCATGTCGCCTTCGCCATCCTCAAGTCGGCCTACAAGGACCGCTACGGCACCGGTTTGCATCTGCACAAGCTGGTGCTGCACGAGACGCCAAACTGCTGGGCAGAGATCACCGATGCCTGA